In Cheilinus undulatus linkage group 3, ASM1832078v1, whole genome shotgun sequence, the genomic window ctcactGAGGTCCTTCTCCCCCAATTGCTcagattttgttgttgttgttagggGAGGGTGGGGCtttttgacagaggaggacagtggatagatgagagagctggggtgagacatgcaggaaagtgccacaggctggatttaaaCCTGGGCCAACCGCCTACATAGggtgcgccttaaaccactagaccAGCTGCGCCCCCCTTTGCTCAGTTTCGTCAggcttggaagagtcctggttgtgccaaacttctttcatGTGAGAGTTATGAAGGCCACtgttctcttgggaaccttcagagcagcagaaatgtttctgtagtcttCCCCACATCTGTTCCTGTCAACAATCCCGTCTCTGCAgttctgcagctcctctgacctctgacccttggtttctgctctgatatcattgtcagctgtgaggccttctatagagaggtgtgagcctttagaatcatgtccagtcaggttaatttagcacaggtggactcctgtcaaggtgtagaaacatctcagcagagaccagagacatggaggaacctgagctacagttacagagttGTTAGGGTCTGAACACGTGTCAATGTGAGATTTCAGTTCTATTTTTAATAGATCTGccaaaaaatcagttttcactttgtcatgatggggtactgagtttagattattgagatttgttttttaaaactggctgaggaggggggaggaaacATGCTCGGTCACAGTTTGTGGAAACACTCCAACAGAAGGAGTGATGCTAGGAGGTGGTCAAATCTTTGGCCTTTTTTTGGAACTCATTACCTGAAGCTTCTGAACGGTTACTATACAGTGATTTACAAATCAGATACCTTTTCAGGTACCTCCTGAAGGTGTTGTCTCGAACACCATAAATGACAGGACTGATGGATCTAGGCAGGATTTGTACAATGATATAATAAGCAAAGAGATAGTCTACATAATGCTGAGGAAACCATCGCTTTAGACCACTCAATACTGGGGGGGCTATGTATTTTGAGATTCCCAGCAGCAGCTGGAACCCGTGCAGGAGGATGGTGTTTCTGGCCTTTTTAGCATCTTTGCTTGCTGCCTTTGCAGTAAACAGGATCTTGAAGTATGTGTAGAAAATGGTGATCCAAACTGTCACCAGAAAAACTGAATGTATGGCATCTCTCTTCTTGACGAGTAGCGGATTCGGGAAGGCGTTTTCTCTGAGGCACAAGATTCTGGATCTGTAGAAGTCTGGCGACTCAGTGGCCAAAGTGATGAAGAGATCAGGAAGGACAGACGCCATGCTCGTAATCCAGATTAAACCAATCAGAAGCAACGTTCTCCTGGTGGTGCAGATCTGCGTGTGGCGAAGCGGCATACAGACGGCGATGTAGCACTCCACCGCCATGCAGGCCAGGTTCAGAGGCGTGTTCTCAGTGGCCAAGAGAGCCAACAGGATTATGGCCCAGCAGATGGAGACATAGATTTGATAAATGGTGTAGCTGATGATGAACATGGTTATAGTCAGCGTCACTTGGATCATGTCATTGACCACCAGGTGAATGAAAAGGATGTAGCGAGGATTTCTGTAGAAGATCTGTAAAGTAGAGCAAAAGTATGGTTTTCAATAATTATCAAAATAACATTAACAACCATAGATAACAGCTTAAACCGGTTTCAGGAGGTAAAGATGTTAGTTCATGCTGTGTTGGTTCAAGCGACATTGAGACAACCTCTCCAGGAAATAGCCCGGCCCCAGACATTACAGTGCACTATGGTTAGAAGCTCTGGCTGGCTCTGTGTCAGAGTGGGAGAGCCAGGTGTCTAGGAATACATAcagg contains:
- the LOC121506726 gene encoding odorant receptor 131-2-like, translated to MSANVTVVVRYQEPFAKAIVKNMIVVVLGVSINYINASLFHTFSKHQIFYRNPRYILFIHLVVNDMIQVTLTITMFIISYTIYQIYVSICWAIILLALLATENTPLNLACMAVECYIAVCMPLRHTQICTTRRTLLLIGLIWITSMASVLPDLFITLATESPDFYRSRILCLRENAFPNPLLVKKRDAIHSVFLVTVWITIFYTYFKILFTAKAASKDAKKARNTILLHGFQLLLGISKYIAPPVLSGLKRWFPQHYVDYLFAYYIIVQILPRSISPVIYGVRDNTFRRYLKRYLICKSLYSNRSEASGNEFQKKAKDLTTS